A window of Chryseobacterium sp. IHB B 17019 genomic DNA:
ACTGGCTGAGTTCACTAAAAAAGTACAGGCTGTATGGTGACTACTTCATAAGACAGAAAGTGAACTATTATAATAAGCATTCAGACAAATATAATACAGTTGTTTTTGGAAGCAGCAGGATGTACAGACAGATGCAGCCGGGACTGCTGGACTCTGCAACATTACATAAAATAAAGGCCTACAATTTGGCGACCGGAGGTACATTCTTCTCGGAAAGTATGTATGTATTCCGTCAGATAAACATAAATAAGAATATTAAATATATCATTTTTGAAATCCAGGATGTGCAGCCATTTGATATAAATGCCTACACTGAAAAATTTTTATACTGTCATGACTTTTCTACTGTAAATTTTGAATTAAAGTATTTTATAAATGACCATGACTGGAATTCTTCATTTTTATCCGTTTCTCATTTTTTGGCTAATATTTTTTACCTCAAAAAATTAGGACAAAGAGATAAACCCCAAAATGAATTTGTAAATTATAATAATGGATTTTATCCTTTAGAAAAAGATTATGAAAAACTTTTAAAAGTTAAGGAATTAAGATTGCAATATTTAGAAGACACAACATTTATTTCCAGAGATAATAAGAATTTCGAAAAAACGGTAAAGAAAAAATTAAACCCTGCACTAGTTGATGAATTGGGGCTTTTAGCAAAAGAATGTGACAGTAAAGGAATTAAGCTGATTTTGATACTCCCGCCCTTTGCAAAACCAACAGAATTATCGGAATTAAGAAAGATTCCTAATGCAAAAATTCTGGATTTCTCTTCCCGCAATAAGTTTAAAGAGCTTTATTCTCCCGGCAATGTTTATGATTATGGACATTTAAGTGCTAAGGGAAGTGCTGTATTTACAATGAAACTGGCAGATAGTCTAAACCATTTTATAAAGTAAAATGGATTTCAGTTCGGCAGAAGCAAAAGTTGATTTTGATGTAAGCCTTTACAATTGTTGGTTAAAATACATTTATGAGAAAAAAATAAGTAATTTAGTATTCTTAAAATTAAAACTAAATGAGTCTTTCCGGGAAAAAAATTCTCATCGCGGTTTCTGGAGGAATTGCTGCTTATAAAATTCATTTTCTGATCAGGGATTTTGTCAAAAAAGGTGCGGAAGTTCAGGTGATTATGACTCCTGATGCAGAACACTTTGTGACCAAACTGAGTATTTCCACTTTATCAAAAAAACCTGTTTATACCGACTTTTACGGTGACAACGGAACCTGGAACAGTCATGTGGAAATGGCTTTATGGGCGGATGTAATGATCGTTGCACCCTGTACGGCAAATACGTTGGCAAAAATGGTTCATGGGATGTGTGATAATCTGGTTATTGCAACGTATATGTCTGCAAAATGTCCTGTGTTCATCGCACCTGCAATGGATTTGGATATGTATGTACATCCTTCTACTAAGCAAAATTTAGAACTGGCGGAAGACTTCGGACATATTGTTATTCCTGCAGAAAGTGGTGAGCTGGCGAGCGGATTGATTGGACAGGGAAGAATGGCCGAGCCGGAAACAATTGCAAAAACTGTTGAAGATTTTTTTAGTTTAAATAATAGAAAAACGCTAGAAGGAAAAACAGTGTTAATTACAGCTGGACCTACTTACGAGGCTATTGATCCTGTGAGGTTTATCGGAAATCACTCTTCCGGTAAAATGGGATTTTCTTTAGCAGAAGAAGCGGCAAAAAGAGGTGCAAAGGTCATTTTAATTTCCGGACCGAGTTCTCAGACTATCAATAATAAAAATGTTGATTTACATAAGGTTACTTCAGCAAAAGAAATGCTGGCAAAAGTATTCGAGTTTTATGATAAAACAGACATCGGAATTGCAAGCGCCGCCGTTGCAGATTACACTCCGAGAGATGTTGCGAAGGAAAAAATCAAGAAGGATGATGACAATTTAACGATTGAACTGGTTAAAAATCCAGATATTCTGAAAACA
This region includes:
- the coaBC gene encoding bifunctional phosphopantothenoylcysteine decarboxylase/phosphopantothenate--cysteine ligase CoaBC; its protein translation is MSLSGKKILIAVSGGIAAYKIHFLIRDFVKKGAEVQVIMTPDAEHFVTKLSISTLSKKPVYTDFYGDNGTWNSHVEMALWADVMIVAPCTANTLAKMVHGMCDNLVIATYMSAKCPVFIAPAMDLDMYVHPSTKQNLELAEDFGHIVIPAESGELASGLIGQGRMAEPETIAKTVEDFFSLNNRKTLEGKTVLITAGPTYEAIDPVRFIGNHSSGKMGFSLAEEAAKRGAKVILISGPSSQTINNKNVDLHKVTSAKEMLAKVFEFYDKTDIGIASAAVADYTPRDVAKEKIKKDDDNLTIELVKNPDILKTMGEKKTHQFLVGFALETQNEEENAKGKLAKKNLDMIVLNSLRDEGAGFKKDTNKIKIFTKTEKKEFDLKSKDDVAKDILDFVEAQILK